A single genomic interval of Gossypium raimondii isolate GPD5lz chromosome 11, ASM2569854v1, whole genome shotgun sequence harbors:
- the LOC128034752 gene encoding uncharacterized mitochondrial protein AtMg00810-like: protein MQEVFEMTDLGLMTYFLGIEIKQGSDGIFISQQTFASKVLEKFCMQKCKSVTTPVALGEKLSSTSEHDRVDEKAYRSLIGCLLYLTATRPDIVYAISLLSKFMHCSNMAHLKAAKRVLRYVKGTIDSGVKFWKTKELKLIGYSDSDWVGSVDDMRSTSGYFFTLGSSVFS, encoded by the coding sequence ATGCAAGAAGTTTTTGAGATGACTGACCTTGGTCTGATGACCTACTTTCTTGGCATAGAAATAAAACAAGGAAGTGATGGTATTTTCATAAGTCAGCAAACATTTGCTTCCAAGGTACTGGAGaaattttgcatgcaaaaatgtAAATCGGTTACTACACCTGTTGCATTGGGGGAGAAGTTGTCAAGTACCAGTGAGCATGATCGAGTAGATGAGAAAGCTTATAGAAGCTTAATTGGTTGCTTGCTTTATTTGACAGCAACTAGACCAGACATTGTCTATGCTATTAGTCTTCTTTCTAAGTTCATGCATTGCAGTAATATGGCTCATTTAAAGGCAGCAAAAAGGGTGCTGAGATATGTTAAAGGAACCATCGATTCTGGTGTGAAGTTTTGGAAGACAAAGGAGTTGAAACTTATTGGCTACTCTGATAGTGATTGGGTAGGGTCAGTTGATGACATGAGAAGCACTTCAGGTTACTTCTTTACTCTAGGCTCGAGTGTTTTTAGCTAG